One genomic region from Anopheles bellator chromosome 2, idAnoBellAS_SP24_06.2, whole genome shotgun sequence encodes:
- the LOC131212735 gene encoding sodium/potassium-transporting ATPase subunit alpha isoform X4 has protein sequence MARSMDEETGRRDSYRVATVAPVKDDNRTADGQFKSRRKMPPKKKTDLDDLKQELDIDYHKITPEELYQRLQTHPENGLSHAKAKENLERDGPNALTPPKQTPEWVKFCKNLFGGFALLLWIGAILCFIAYGIQASTVEEPADDNLYLGIVLAAVVIVTGIFSYYQESKSSKIMESFKNMVPQFATVLREGEKLTLRAEDLVIGDVVEVKFGDRIPADVRIIEARNFKVDNSSLTGESEPQSRGPDFTHENPLETKNLAFFSTNAVEGTAKGVVISCGDYTVMGRIAGLASGLDTGETPIAKEIHHFIHLITGVAVFLGVTFFVIAFILGYHWLDAVIFLIGIIVANVPEGLLATVTVCLTLTAKRMASKNCLVKNLEAVETLGSTSTICSDKTGTLTQNRMTVAHMWFDNQIIEADTTEDQSGVQYDRTSPGFKALSRIASLCNRAEFKGGQDGVPILKKEVSGDASEAALLKCMELALGDIMSIRKRNKKVCEIPFNSTNKYQVSIHETEDPSDPRYLLVMKGAPERILERCSTIFINGKEKLMDEEMKEAFNNAYLELGGLGERVLGFCDFQLPSDKYPVGFKFNSDEVNFQVDNLRFVGLMSMIDPPRAAVPDAVAKCRSAGIKVIMVTGDHPITAKAIAKSVGIISEGNETIEDIAQRLNIPVSEVNPREAKAAVVHGSELRDLSSDQMDEILRYHTEIVFARTSPQQKLIIVEGCQRMGAIVAVTGDGVNDSPALKKADIGVAMGIAGSDVSKQAADMILLDDNFASIVTGVEEGRLIFDNLKKSIAYTLTSNIPEISPFLAFILCDIPLPLGTVTILCIDLGTDMVPAISLAYEESESDIMKRRPRNPFQDKLVNERLISMAYGQIGMIQAAAGFFVYFVIMAENGFLPLKLFGLRKSWDSKAINDLTDSYGQEWTYRDRKTLEFTCHTAFFVSIVVVQWADLIICKTRRNSIFHQGMRNWALNFGLVFETILAAILSYTPGMDKGLRMFPLKFVWWLPALPFSLSIFVYDEIRRFYLRRNPGGWLEQETYY, from the exons ACCGGTAGGAGGGATTCGTACCgcgtggccacggtggccccGGTTAAGGATGACAACAGAACAGCCGATGGTCAGTTCAAG TCAAGACGCAAAATGCCGCCAAAGAAGAAAACCGATTTAGACGATTTGAAGCAGGAGTTGGATATTGATTATCATAAGATCACACCGGAGGAACTGTACCAGCGACTTCAGACACACCCGGAAAAT GGTCTCAGTCATGCGAAAGCCAAGGAGAATCTAGAACGAGATGGACCAAACGCCCTGACCCCTCCAAAACAGACGCCCGAATGGGTGAAGTTCTGCAAGAATCTCTTCGGCGGTTTCGCTCTGCTGCTGTGGatcggtgccattttgtgtttcatCGCTTACGGTATTCAGGCCAGTACCGTCGAGGAACCGGCCGATGATAATCTGTATCTCGGTATCGTGCTGGCCGCTGTCGTGATAGTGACCGGTATTTTCTCATACTATCAG GAATCGAAAAGTTCAAAGATTATGGAATCGTTCAAGAACATGGTCCCTCAGTTTGCTACCGTTCTGCGAGAGGGTGAAAAGCTGACGCTGCGCGCTGAGGATCTGGTCATCGGTGACGTGGTTGAGGTTAAGTTCGGCGATAGGATACCGGCAGATGTTCGTATCATCGAAGCGCGGAACTTCAAG GTCGACAACTCTTCGCTGACTGGTGAATCGGAGCCGCAGTCCCGTGGACCCGATTTTACCCACGAGAACCCGCTGGAAACCAAGAACTTGGCTTTCTTCTCGACCAATGCCGTGGAAGGTACTGCGAAGGGCGTTGTTATCAGCTGTGGTGATTATACCGTGATGGGCCGCATTGCTGGATTGGCTTCCGGTCTGGACACTGGCGAGACTCCGATCGCTAAGGAAATTCACCATTTCATCCACCTGATTACGGGTGTCGCTGTGTTCCTCGGTGTTACTTTCTTCGTCATTGCCTTCATTCTCGGGTACCACTGGCTAGATGCCGTGATTTTCCTGATCGGTATCATCGTCGCCAACGTACCGGAGGGTCTGCTGGCCACGGTCACTGTGTGTCTGACGCTGACAGCCAAGCGTATGGCTTCGAAGAACTGTCTGGTGAAGAACTTGGAGGCCGTCGAAACACTCGGATCCACCTCGACTATCTGCTCGGATAAGACCGGAACCCTGACACAGAACCGTATGACAGTCGCTCACATGTGGTTCGACAATCAGATCATTGAAGCCGATACCACGGAGGACCAGAGTGGTGTGCAGTACGATCGTACCAGCCCTGGTTTCAAGGCATTGTCCCGCATCGCTTCGCTGTGCAACCGCGCCGAGTTCAAGGGTGGCCAGGATGGTGTGCCGATTCTGAAAAAGGAGGTTAGCGGTGATGCTTCTGAAGCTGCACTGCTCAAGTGCATGGAACTGGCTCTCGGTGATATAATGAGCATCCGCAAGCGCAACAAGAAGGTATGCGAAATCCCGTTCAACTCGACCAACAAGTACCAGGTATCGATCCACGAAACGGAAGATCCTAGCGATCCGCGCTATCTGCTGGTAATGAAGGGTGCCCCGGAGCGTATTCTGGAGCGCTGCTCGACGATCTTCATCAACGGCAAAGAGAAACTGATGGACGAAGAGATGAAGGAAGCGTTCAACAATGCGTACCTAGAGCTTGGAGGTCTTGGCGAGCGTGTCCTCGGTTTCTGCGATTTCCAACTGCCCTCGGACAAATACCCGGTCGGTTTTAAGTTCAACTCCGATGAAGTCAACTTCCAAGTGGACAATCTGCGCTTCGTCGGTCTGATGTCGATGATTGATCCACCGCGTGCCGCTGTGCCAGACGCCGTCGCCAAGTGCCGCTCGGCCGGTATCAAGGTTATCATGGTTACCGGCGATCATCCGATCACTGCCAAGGCTATCGCCAAGTCGGTTGGTATCATTTCGGAGGGTAACGAAACGATTGAGGATATTGCGCAGCGTTTGAACATCCCCGTTTCGGAGGTTAATCCACGCGAGGCGAAGGCTGCCGTTGTGCACGGTTCGGAGTTGCGTGATCTGTCTTCTGATCAAATGGATGAAATTTTGCGTTATCACACCGAAATTGTGTTCGCCCGTACTTCACCGCAGCAGAAGCTGATCATTGTCGAAGGTTGCCAGCGTATGGGGGCCATCGTGGCCGTAACTGGTGACGGTGTTAACGATTCACCTGCTCTAAAGAAGGCCGATATCGGTGTCGCTATGGGTATCGCCGGTTCCGATGTGTCGAAACAG GCTGCAGACATGATTCTTCTTGATGATAACTTTGCCTCGATCGTTACCGGTGTTGAGGAGGGACGTCTGATTTTCGATAACTtgaaaaaatcgatcgcatACACACTTACGTCCAACATTCCGGAAATTTCACCCTTCCTTGCGTTCATCCTGTGCGACATTCCGTTGCCTCTTGGTACCGTTACGATTCTGTGTATCGATCTGGGAACTGATATG GTACCGGCCATTTCTCTGGCCTACGAAGAGTCTGAGTCCGATATTATGAAACGACGTCCTCGTAATCCTTTCCAGGATAAGCTGGTGAACGAGAG ACTTATTTCGATGGCTTACGGGCAGATCGGTATGATTCAGGCAGCCGCAGGTTTCTTCGTGTACTTCGTCATCATGGCTGAAAACGGTTTCCTGCCACTGAAACTGTTCGGTCTCCGCAAGAGCTGGGATTCAAAGGCCATTAACGATCTCACAGATTCGTACGGACAGGAATGG ACCTACCGTGACCGTAAAACTCTGGAGTTCACCTGCCACACCGCGTTCTTCGtctcgatcgtcgtcgtccagtGGGCCGATTTGATCATTTGTAAGACACGCCGTAACTCGATTTTCCACCAGGGCATGAGAAACTGGGCCCTCAACTTCGGTCTTGTGTTCGAAACGATACTGGCTGCCATCCTGTCCTACACTCCGGGTATGGATAAGGGTCTGCGTATGTTCCCACTGAA GTTCGTCTGGTGGCTCCCAGCTTTACCGTTCAGCTTGTCCATCTTCGTGTATGACGAAATTCGTCGCTTCTACTTGAGACGCAACCCAGGTGGCTGGCTAGAGCAAGAAACGTACTATTAG
- the LOC131212735 gene encoding sodium/potassium-transporting ATPase subunit alpha isoform X3 translates to MARSMDEETGRRDSYRVATVAPVKDDNRTADGQFKSRRKMPPKKKTDLDDLKQELDIDYHKITPEELYQRLQTHPENGLSHAKAKENLERDGPNALTPPKQTPEWVKFCKNLFGGFALLLWIGAILCFIAYGIQASTVEEPADDNLYLGIVLAAVVIVTGIFSYYQESKSSKIMESFKNMVPQFATVLREGEKLTLRAEDLVIGDVVEVKFGDRIPADVRIIEARNFKVDNSSLTGESEPQSRGPDFTHENPLETKNLAFFSTNAVEGTAKGVVISCGDYTVMGRIAGLASGLDTGETPIAKEIHHFIHLITGVAVFLGVTFFVIAFILGYHWLDAVIFLIGIIVANVPEGLLATVTVCLTLTAKRMASKNCLVKNLEAVETLGSTSTICSDKTGTLTQNRMTVAHMWFDNQIIEADTTEDQSGVQYDRTSPGFKALSRIASLCNRAEFKGGQDGVPILKKEVSGDASEAALLKCMELALGDIMSIRKRNKKVCEIPFNSTNKYQVSIHETEDPSDPRYLLVMKGAPERILERCSTIFINGKEKLMDEEMKEAFNNAYLELGGLGERVLGFCDFQLPSDKYPVGFKFNSDEVNFQVDNLRFVGLMSMIDPPRAAVPDAVAKCRSAGIKVIMVTGDHPITAKAIAKSVGIISEGNETIEDIAQRLNIPVSEVNPREAKAAVVHGSELRDLSSDQMDEILRYHTEIVFARTSPQQKLIIVEGCQRMGAIVAVTGDGVNDSPALKKADIGVAMGIAGSDVSKQAADMILLDDNFASIVTGVEEGRLIFDNLKKSIAYTLTSNIPEISPFLAFILCDIPLPLGTVTILCIDLGTDMVPAISLAYEAPESDIMKRRPRDPYRDNLVNRRLISMAYGQIGMIQAAAGFFVYFVIMAENGFLPLKLFGLRKSWDSKAINDLTDSYGQEWTYRDRKTLEFTCHTAFFVSIVVVQWADLIICKTRRNSIFHQGMRNWALNFGLVFETILAAILSYTPGMDKGLRMFPLKFVWWLPALPFSLSIFVYDEIRRFYLRRNPGGWLEQETYY, encoded by the exons ACCGGTAGGAGGGATTCGTACCgcgtggccacggtggccccGGTTAAGGATGACAACAGAACAGCCGATGGTCAGTTCAAG TCAAGACGCAAAATGCCGCCAAAGAAGAAAACCGATTTAGACGATTTGAAGCAGGAGTTGGATATTGATTATCATAAGATCACACCGGAGGAACTGTACCAGCGACTTCAGACACACCCGGAAAAT GGTCTCAGTCATGCGAAAGCCAAGGAGAATCTAGAACGAGATGGACCAAACGCCCTGACCCCTCCAAAACAGACGCCCGAATGGGTGAAGTTCTGCAAGAATCTCTTCGGCGGTTTCGCTCTGCTGCTGTGGatcggtgccattttgtgtttcatCGCTTACGGTATTCAGGCCAGTACCGTCGAGGAACCGGCCGATGATAATCTGTATCTCGGTATCGTGCTGGCCGCTGTCGTGATAGTGACCGGTATTTTCTCATACTATCAG GAATCGAAAAGTTCAAAGATTATGGAATCGTTCAAGAACATGGTCCCTCAGTTTGCTACCGTTCTGCGAGAGGGTGAAAAGCTGACGCTGCGCGCTGAGGATCTGGTCATCGGTGACGTGGTTGAGGTTAAGTTCGGCGATAGGATACCGGCAGATGTTCGTATCATCGAAGCGCGGAACTTCAAG GTCGACAACTCTTCGCTGACTGGTGAATCGGAGCCGCAGTCCCGTGGACCCGATTTTACCCACGAGAACCCGCTGGAAACCAAGAACTTGGCTTTCTTCTCGACCAATGCCGTGGAAGGTACTGCGAAGGGCGTTGTTATCAGCTGTGGTGATTATACCGTGATGGGCCGCATTGCTGGATTGGCTTCCGGTCTGGACACTGGCGAGACTCCGATCGCTAAGGAAATTCACCATTTCATCCACCTGATTACGGGTGTCGCTGTGTTCCTCGGTGTTACTTTCTTCGTCATTGCCTTCATTCTCGGGTACCACTGGCTAGATGCCGTGATTTTCCTGATCGGTATCATCGTCGCCAACGTACCGGAGGGTCTGCTGGCCACGGTCACTGTGTGTCTGACGCTGACAGCCAAGCGTATGGCTTCGAAGAACTGTCTGGTGAAGAACTTGGAGGCCGTCGAAACACTCGGATCCACCTCGACTATCTGCTCGGATAAGACCGGAACCCTGACACAGAACCGTATGACAGTCGCTCACATGTGGTTCGACAATCAGATCATTGAAGCCGATACCACGGAGGACCAGAGTGGTGTGCAGTACGATCGTACCAGCCCTGGTTTCAAGGCATTGTCCCGCATCGCTTCGCTGTGCAACCGCGCCGAGTTCAAGGGTGGCCAGGATGGTGTGCCGATTCTGAAAAAGGAGGTTAGCGGTGATGCTTCTGAAGCTGCACTGCTCAAGTGCATGGAACTGGCTCTCGGTGATATAATGAGCATCCGCAAGCGCAACAAGAAGGTATGCGAAATCCCGTTCAACTCGACCAACAAGTACCAGGTATCGATCCACGAAACGGAAGATCCTAGCGATCCGCGCTATCTGCTGGTAATGAAGGGTGCCCCGGAGCGTATTCTGGAGCGCTGCTCGACGATCTTCATCAACGGCAAAGAGAAACTGATGGACGAAGAGATGAAGGAAGCGTTCAACAATGCGTACCTAGAGCTTGGAGGTCTTGGCGAGCGTGTCCTCGGTTTCTGCGATTTCCAACTGCCCTCGGACAAATACCCGGTCGGTTTTAAGTTCAACTCCGATGAAGTCAACTTCCAAGTGGACAATCTGCGCTTCGTCGGTCTGATGTCGATGATTGATCCACCGCGTGCCGCTGTGCCAGACGCCGTCGCCAAGTGCCGCTCGGCCGGTATCAAGGTTATCATGGTTACCGGCGATCATCCGATCACTGCCAAGGCTATCGCCAAGTCGGTTGGTATCATTTCGGAGGGTAACGAAACGATTGAGGATATTGCGCAGCGTTTGAACATCCCCGTTTCGGAGGTTAATCCACGCGAGGCGAAGGCTGCCGTTGTGCACGGTTCGGAGTTGCGTGATCTGTCTTCTGATCAAATGGATGAAATTTTGCGTTATCACACCGAAATTGTGTTCGCCCGTACTTCACCGCAGCAGAAGCTGATCATTGTCGAAGGTTGCCAGCGTATGGGGGCCATCGTGGCCGTAACTGGTGACGGTGTTAACGATTCACCTGCTCTAAAGAAGGCCGATATCGGTGTCGCTATGGGTATCGCCGGTTCCGATGTGTCGAAACAG GCTGCAGACATGATTCTTCTTGATGATAACTTTGCCTCGATCGTTACCGGTGTTGAGGAGGGACGTCTGATTTTCGATAACTtgaaaaaatcgatcgcatACACACTTACGTCCAACATTCCGGAAATTTCACCCTTCCTTGCGTTCATCCTGTGCGACATTCCGTTGCCTCTTGGTACCGTTACGATTCTGTGTATCGATCTGGGAACTGATATG GTACCCGCCATTTCGCTTGCCTACGAAGCGCCAGAAAGTGACATTATGAAGCGTCGACCGAGAGATCCTTATCGTGACAACTTGGTCAACCGCAG ACTTATTTCGATGGCTTACGGGCAGATCGGTATGATTCAGGCAGCCGCAGGTTTCTTCGTGTACTTCGTCATCATGGCTGAAAACGGTTTCCTGCCACTGAAACTGTTCGGTCTCCGCAAGAGCTGGGATTCAAAGGCCATTAACGATCTCACAGATTCGTACGGACAGGAATGG ACCTACCGTGACCGTAAAACTCTGGAGTTCACCTGCCACACCGCGTTCTTCGtctcgatcgtcgtcgtccagtGGGCCGATTTGATCATTTGTAAGACACGCCGTAACTCGATTTTCCACCAGGGCATGAGAAACTGGGCCCTCAACTTCGGTCTTGTGTTCGAAACGATACTGGCTGCCATCCTGTCCTACACTCCGGGTATGGATAAGGGTCTGCGTATGTTCCCACTGAA GTTCGTCTGGTGGCTCCCAGCTTTACCGTTCAGCTTGTCCATCTTCGTGTATGACGAAATTCGTCGCTTCTACTTGAGACGCAACCCAGGTGGCTGGCTAGAGCAAGAAACGTACTATTAG
- the LOC131212735 gene encoding sodium/potassium-transporting ATPase subunit alpha isoform X1 translates to MARSMDEETGRRDSYRVATVAPVKDDNRTADGQFKSRRKMPPKKKTDLDDLKQELDIDYHKITPEELYQRLQTHPENGLSHAKAKENLERDGPNALTPPKQTPEWVKFCKNLFGGFALLLWIGAILCFIAYGIQASTVEEPADDNLYLGIVLAAVVIVTGIFSYYQESKSSKIMESFKNMVPQFATVLREGEKLTLRAEDLVIGDVVEVKFGDRIPADVRIIEARNFKVDNSSLTGESEPQSRGPDFTHENPLETKNLAFFSTNAVEGTAKGVVISCGDYTVMGRIAGLASGLDTGETPIAKEIHHFIHLITGVAVFLGVTFFVIAFILGYHWLDAVIFLIGIIVANVPEGLLATVTVCLTLTAKRMASKNCLVKNLEAVETLGSTSTICSDKTGTLTQNRMTVAHMWFDNQIIEADTTEDQSGVQYDRTSPGFKALSRIASLCNRAEFKGGQDGVPILKKEVSGDASEAALLKCMELALGDIMSIRKRNKKVCEIPFNSTNKYQVSIHETEDPSDPRYLLVMKGAPERILERCSTIFINGKEKLMDEEMKEAFNNAYLELGGLGERVLGFCDFQLPSDKYPVGFKFNSDEVNFQVDNLRFVGLMSMIDPPRAAVPDAVAKCRSAGIKVIMVTGDHPITAKAIAKSVGIISEGNETIEDIAQRLNIPVSEVNPREAKAAVVHGSELRDLSSDQMDEILRYHTEIVFARTSPQQKLIIVEGCQRMGAIVAVTGDGVNDSPALKKADIGVAMGIAGSDVSKQAADMILLDDNFASIVTGVEEGRLIFDNLKKSIAYTLTSNIPEISPFLAFILCDIPLPLGTVTILCIDLGTDMVPAISLAYEHAESDIMKRPPRDPFNDKLVNERLISMAYGQIGMIQAAAGFFVYFVIMAENGFLPLKLFGLRKSWDSKAINDLTDSYGQEWTYRDRKTLEFTCHTAFFVSIVVVQWADLIICKTRRNSIFHQGMRNWALNFGLVFETILAAILSYTPGMDKGLRMFPLKFVWWLPALPFSLSIFVYDEIRRFYLRRNPGGWLEQETYY, encoded by the exons ACCGGTAGGAGGGATTCGTACCgcgtggccacggtggccccGGTTAAGGATGACAACAGAACAGCCGATGGTCAGTTCAAG TCAAGACGCAAAATGCCGCCAAAGAAGAAAACCGATTTAGACGATTTGAAGCAGGAGTTGGATATTGATTATCATAAGATCACACCGGAGGAACTGTACCAGCGACTTCAGACACACCCGGAAAAT GGTCTCAGTCATGCGAAAGCCAAGGAGAATCTAGAACGAGATGGACCAAACGCCCTGACCCCTCCAAAACAGACGCCCGAATGGGTGAAGTTCTGCAAGAATCTCTTCGGCGGTTTCGCTCTGCTGCTGTGGatcggtgccattttgtgtttcatCGCTTACGGTATTCAGGCCAGTACCGTCGAGGAACCGGCCGATGATAATCTGTATCTCGGTATCGTGCTGGCCGCTGTCGTGATAGTGACCGGTATTTTCTCATACTATCAG GAATCGAAAAGTTCAAAGATTATGGAATCGTTCAAGAACATGGTCCCTCAGTTTGCTACCGTTCTGCGAGAGGGTGAAAAGCTGACGCTGCGCGCTGAGGATCTGGTCATCGGTGACGTGGTTGAGGTTAAGTTCGGCGATAGGATACCGGCAGATGTTCGTATCATCGAAGCGCGGAACTTCAAG GTCGACAACTCTTCGCTGACTGGTGAATCGGAGCCGCAGTCCCGTGGACCCGATTTTACCCACGAGAACCCGCTGGAAACCAAGAACTTGGCTTTCTTCTCGACCAATGCCGTGGAAGGTACTGCGAAGGGCGTTGTTATCAGCTGTGGTGATTATACCGTGATGGGCCGCATTGCTGGATTGGCTTCCGGTCTGGACACTGGCGAGACTCCGATCGCTAAGGAAATTCACCATTTCATCCACCTGATTACGGGTGTCGCTGTGTTCCTCGGTGTTACTTTCTTCGTCATTGCCTTCATTCTCGGGTACCACTGGCTAGATGCCGTGATTTTCCTGATCGGTATCATCGTCGCCAACGTACCGGAGGGTCTGCTGGCCACGGTCACTGTGTGTCTGACGCTGACAGCCAAGCGTATGGCTTCGAAGAACTGTCTGGTGAAGAACTTGGAGGCCGTCGAAACACTCGGATCCACCTCGACTATCTGCTCGGATAAGACCGGAACCCTGACACAGAACCGTATGACAGTCGCTCACATGTGGTTCGACAATCAGATCATTGAAGCCGATACCACGGAGGACCAGAGTGGTGTGCAGTACGATCGTACCAGCCCTGGTTTCAAGGCATTGTCCCGCATCGCTTCGCTGTGCAACCGCGCCGAGTTCAAGGGTGGCCAGGATGGTGTGCCGATTCTGAAAAAGGAGGTTAGCGGTGATGCTTCTGAAGCTGCACTGCTCAAGTGCATGGAACTGGCTCTCGGTGATATAATGAGCATCCGCAAGCGCAACAAGAAGGTATGCGAAATCCCGTTCAACTCGACCAACAAGTACCAGGTATCGATCCACGAAACGGAAGATCCTAGCGATCCGCGCTATCTGCTGGTAATGAAGGGTGCCCCGGAGCGTATTCTGGAGCGCTGCTCGACGATCTTCATCAACGGCAAAGAGAAACTGATGGACGAAGAGATGAAGGAAGCGTTCAACAATGCGTACCTAGAGCTTGGAGGTCTTGGCGAGCGTGTCCTCGGTTTCTGCGATTTCCAACTGCCCTCGGACAAATACCCGGTCGGTTTTAAGTTCAACTCCGATGAAGTCAACTTCCAAGTGGACAATCTGCGCTTCGTCGGTCTGATGTCGATGATTGATCCACCGCGTGCCGCTGTGCCAGACGCCGTCGCCAAGTGCCGCTCGGCCGGTATCAAGGTTATCATGGTTACCGGCGATCATCCGATCACTGCCAAGGCTATCGCCAAGTCGGTTGGTATCATTTCGGAGGGTAACGAAACGATTGAGGATATTGCGCAGCGTTTGAACATCCCCGTTTCGGAGGTTAATCCACGCGAGGCGAAGGCTGCCGTTGTGCACGGTTCGGAGTTGCGTGATCTGTCTTCTGATCAAATGGATGAAATTTTGCGTTATCACACCGAAATTGTGTTCGCCCGTACTTCACCGCAGCAGAAGCTGATCATTGTCGAAGGTTGCCAGCGTATGGGGGCCATCGTGGCCGTAACTGGTGACGGTGTTAACGATTCACCTGCTCTAAAGAAGGCCGATATCGGTGTCGCTATGGGTATCGCCGGTTCCGATGTGTCGAAACAG GCTGCAGACATGATTCTTCTTGATGATAACTTTGCCTCGATCGTTACCGGTGTTGAGGAGGGACGTCTGATTTTCGATAACTtgaaaaaatcgatcgcatACACACTTACGTCCAACATTCCGGAAATTTCACCCTTCCTTGCGTTCATCCTGTGCGACATTCCGTTGCCTCTTGGTACCGTTACGATTCTGTGTATCGATCTGGGAACTGATATG GTACCTGCCATTTCGCTAGCCTACGAACACGCAGAGTCTGATATCATGAAACGACCACCACGTGATCCATTCAACGATAAACTTGTGAATGAGAG ACTTATTTCGATGGCTTACGGGCAGATCGGTATGATTCAGGCAGCCGCAGGTTTCTTCGTGTACTTCGTCATCATGGCTGAAAACGGTTTCCTGCCACTGAAACTGTTCGGTCTCCGCAAGAGCTGGGATTCAAAGGCCATTAACGATCTCACAGATTCGTACGGACAGGAATGG ACCTACCGTGACCGTAAAACTCTGGAGTTCACCTGCCACACCGCGTTCTTCGtctcgatcgtcgtcgtccagtGGGCCGATTTGATCATTTGTAAGACACGCCGTAACTCGATTTTCCACCAGGGCATGAGAAACTGGGCCCTCAACTTCGGTCTTGTGTTCGAAACGATACTGGCTGCCATCCTGTCCTACACTCCGGGTATGGATAAGGGTCTGCGTATGTTCCCACTGAA GTTCGTCTGGTGGCTCCCAGCTTTACCGTTCAGCTTGTCCATCTTCGTGTATGACGAAATTCGTCGCTTCTACTTGAGACGCAACCCAGGTGGCTGGCTAGAGCAAGAAACGTACTATTAG